The Kordia sp. SMS9 DNA window TGATAAAGAGGCAAAAAATGATTTTGTAAAGTTGATTGCTTGTCATTGTATTTGTAAAATTGATTGGTTTTCAATGTTACATACGTAAGAAAGCTTGTTGCAGTTTTTTAGTTAAAAATTATTTTTGATGAATGATGTTTAGAGTTTTTTTTAGAAGTAGTGAAGAATTTTGGGTGACTTCTGCTTGATTTACTATAAGTAATTTAGATGAGATGTTTTCCTGTGCAAAACTAACAATTGTATTGATAATAAAAGAAGTGATGATTGTTCGTTTCCTTCAATTAAAGATATTTTTTTGTATTAAAAGTATGCAAAAGCTGTGTTTTGTTATGTTTTAAAAAGGTATTCATTTTCTGTTACGCATGAACAAAAGCAAGTATTTCACTCAATAATTTTATATCGAACTCCTTAAAATAATAAATCAAAAAACTATATCATTTTAGCAATAAATATGACATTTCTCATGTATTGAAGCTACATTTTTGGTTACATTGTATGCATGAATACCATTGCAGAACGTATCTACGATTATTTAAAGGCATTTCCACCATTTAGTTTCTTGAATCGAGATCAACTCTTTACGATATCACAAGCGGTAGATGTAATTTATTTGGAAAAAGACAACTACCTTTTTGAAATAGGCACACTCGTAGAAAATCATTTTTATGTAGTGAGAGAAGGTGCTATTGGTTTGTTTAGAGCTACGAACCATTTGGCAGATCAATGCGATGAAGGTGATATTTTTGGCTTGCGAGCATTACTTCGCAAAGGTAATTACCAACTCAGTGCAAAAGCTATTGAAGAAAGCATTGTGTATAGTATTTCTTCGGAACTTTTAGAAACCTATATTACGTCGAACAAAGCGGCAAGCCAGTTTTTGATGACAAGTTTTGTTGCTAATAACAGCGTAAAAAAAATAGAAGATGACGAATTTATAGAAACACTGAATCGTGCTACAGAATATACTTATTTGCAAACAATCGATTATTCTAAAAACCCAGTAACCTGTACTCCAAATACAAGTGTTAGAGTAGCTGCAAAAATAATGACTGAAAAACGTGTAGGCTCCATTGTAATAATAGAAAATGAAAATCCTATTGGAATTATTACAGATAAAGATCTGAGAACCAAGATTGCTACTGGCGAACACAGTATTGATACTACGGTGTTTACAATCATGTCTTCGCCTGTGATTACGTATCCAGAAACGATTACGGTGGCAGAAGCACAAATTGCCATGTTAAAAAATAAAATTACACATTTGTGCATTACAAAAGATGGAACCAATACATCAAACCTTACGGGAATTTTGTCTGAACATGATATCATTGTACTCAGAGAAAACAACGCTTCTTCACTCGTTAAAGAAATAAAACGAAGTGATGCTGTAGAGCAACTCAAAGACATTAGAAAACGTACTGAAACGCTGTTAGCGAAATACTTAGCGCAGGACATTCCCATTGACTTTGTCTCCAAATTAGTTGCTGCGATTAATGATGCTATTACGCAACGGATTATTGAATTTGCGTTGGCAAAAATGGACACAAAACCACCTGTAAAATTTGCGTGGTTAGCAATAGGAAGTCAGGGAAGAGAAGAGCAATTGTTGATGACGGATCAAGATAATGCGTTGGTGTTTGAAGATGTTGCAACGGATCTTTATGAAGCTACGAAATCCTACTTTCTGAAACTTTCGGAGATGATCAATAAAAGTTTAGAAATGGTAGGTTTTGAATTGTGTCCTGCACAGATGATGAGTAATAATCCAAAATGGTGCAATTCGGTTTCGGAATGGTCACAGCAATTTAGCCGTTGGATTTCCATGCCCGATCAAGATAACTTAATGCTTTGTACAATATTTTTTGATTACGCTCAAGTGTACGGAGATGCAACATTGGTGCAGCAACTTTCTGAACATATTTTTAAAAGTATTGAAGCTTATGACATCTTTTTAACGTATTTGGGGAGAAATGCATTGCAAAATCCGCCGCCATTAAGTTTTTTTAGACAGTTTTTGGTAGAAGATGATGGCGCACATAAAGATGAGTTTGATATCAAAGCACGCGCCATGATGC harbors:
- a CDS encoding DUF294 nucleotidyltransferase-like domain-containing protein; amino-acid sequence: MNTIAERIYDYLKAFPPFSFLNRDQLFTISQAVDVIYLEKDNYLFEIGTLVENHFYVVREGAIGLFRATNHLADQCDEGDIFGLRALLRKGNYQLSAKAIEESIVYSISSELLETYITSNKAASQFLMTSFVANNSVKKIEDDEFIETLNRATEYTYLQTIDYSKNPVTCTPNTSVRVAAKIMTEKRVGSIVIIENENPIGIITDKDLRTKIATGEHSIDTTVFTIMSSPVITYPETITVAEAQIAMLKNKITHLCITKDGTNTSNLTGILSEHDIIVLRENNASSLVKEIKRSDAVEQLKDIRKRTETLLAKYLAQDIPIDFVSKLVAAINDAITQRIIEFALAKMDTKPPVKFAWLAIGSQGREEQLLMTDQDNALVFEDVATDLYEATKSYFLKLSEMINKSLEMVGFELCPAQMMSNNPKWCNSVSEWSQQFSRWISMPDQDNLMLCTIFFDYAQVYGDATLVQQLSEHIFKSIEAYDIFLTYLGRNALQNPPPLSFFRQFLVEDDGAHKDEFDIKARAMMPLVDAARLLILSHNIKSINNTLERYEKLAELEPQNKDTYLFCMEAYKNLLRFRTHHGLANGNSGRFIDLAALTKRERLRLKRSFKAIKEIQELIKVRFKLSQLL